In Paenibacillus algicola, a genomic segment contains:
- a CDS encoding sulfatase family protein produces the protein MIDLRPNIIFLMTDQQRWDCIGRYNKHIQTPNIDRLADAGIVYSQAVCQAPMCVPSRYSMMYGMYPSQLGVRANCDGITNEELLPADPLPELMRKAGYQTAGFGKTHWNHNAEGVSEPSARGFEHRAIGLSRADGHYEQGAIMMGDTHPERLETYMDETKNFGAGEENENGYIGSTSKIPMNHHRDGWVAEQCLQFIDEDRIESERPLFLYLSFLKPHAGYNVPKEFENLYRIEDIPDIQQPPWEMEEDTHLAATDALNRESLEDYRQKRIVWEAMSPLERRRSTLRYWANCSWLDHYFGQVLDRLRERGVLDNALIVFCSDHGEMFSERRYRFSKYCLYDSSVRVPLILSGSTIPQYKRGTTNDRPVELIDLVPTLSNIAGLQRNPMLPGLDLLGDVVRKGAFCEFHGKGVPVHAAPAYMWRTKEWKLILYLEGAVGNDGAHHQDILGELYDLGEDPNEWNNLYYNDGYTGIREQLKTELLMHLAIAWAKAPVFYGRRGLIGLERFETCRKELG, from the coding sequence ATGATTGACTTGAGGCCGAACATTATTTTTTTGATGACTGACCAACAGAGATGGGACTGTATTGGAAGATATAATAAGCATATTCAGACGCCAAATATTGACCGGTTGGCAGACGCGGGGATTGTTTATAGTCAAGCCGTATGCCAGGCGCCGATGTGCGTCCCAAGCCGTTATTCCATGATGTATGGTATGTATCCCTCTCAGCTTGGGGTTCGCGCAAATTGTGATGGCATTACGAATGAAGAACTGCTGCCTGCTGACCCGCTACCGGAGCTCATGAGGAAAGCCGGCTATCAAACTGCAGGGTTTGGCAAAACCCATTGGAATCATAATGCTGAGGGAGTCTCCGAGCCTTCGGCCAGAGGTTTCGAACATCGGGCTATTGGGTTATCTCGTGCGGACGGCCACTACGAGCAAGGTGCGATCATGATGGGGGATACACATCCTGAGCGGCTGGAGACCTACATGGATGAAACCAAGAATTTTGGCGCAGGCGAAGAGAATGAGAATGGTTATATCGGCTCTACTAGCAAAATTCCAATGAACCATCATCGGGACGGTTGGGTAGCGGAGCAATGTTTGCAGTTTATTGATGAGGACCGGATTGAATCGGAACGGCCGTTGTTCCTATATTTATCATTCTTGAAGCCTCATGCTGGATATAATGTTCCTAAAGAATTTGAAAATTTGTATCGGATAGAAGACATACCCGACATTCAACAGCCTCCTTGGGAGATGGAAGAGGATACGCATCTAGCGGCAACGGATGCTCTTAATCGGGAAAGCCTTGAGGATTATCGCCAGAAGCGAATAGTCTGGGAAGCGATGAGCCCATTGGAACGCCGTCGCTCTACGTTGCGGTATTGGGCGAATTGCTCATGGCTGGATCATTATTTTGGTCAAGTGCTAGACCGATTGCGGGAGCGGGGCGTGCTGGATAATGCGCTGATCGTCTTCTGTTCGGATCACGGTGAGATGTTCAGTGAACGGCGATATCGTTTTTCGAAATATTGCCTATATGACAGCAGTGTGCGCGTGCCACTCATTTTATCCGGTTCTACAATTCCCCAGTACAAACGAGGGACCACTAATGACCGTCCGGTTGAGTTGATCGATCTCGTGCCTACGTTGTCCAACATTGCGGGCTTGCAACGGAATCCGATGCTGCCGGGACTTGATCTGTTAGGTGATGTGGTACGAAAAGGCGCTTTTTGCGAATTTCACGGGAAAGGCGTACCGGTCCATGCCGCTCCGGCCTATATGTGGAGAACAAAGGAATGGAAGCTGATTTTGTACCTGGAAGGAGCAGTGGGCAATGATGGGGCGCATCATCAGGACATACTCGGAGAACTTTATGATCTGGGAGAAGATCCAAACGAGTGGAATAATTTATACTATAATGATGGATATACTGGAATTCGAGAGCAGCTGAAAACAGAGCTGTTGATGCATCTGGCAATAGCTTGGGCGAAGGCACCCGTGTTTTATGGTAGGAGAGGTTTGATAGGATTAGAGCGATTTGAGACATGCCGAAAGGAATTGGGATAG
- a CDS encoding AraC family transcriptional regulator: MQSDNTPVIKKLIHHSPSELAKQLPCYVNAMGWRVYGADMANERKTGEFYDFQIQYVLKGKGYLLWNDTVYSLQQGDFFFINLSIGHKYCADPVEPWEAVWIHFGGSQATLYYHLFGQSQPVITFPHHDIAGELMLQLLERYDRLSSEFDLLAGAHLIRIMTELTIANTSKLKLTISNEYRSEVQRAIRFIEEHIQESLTVEMVSQYVKFSPFHFSRLFKRITGFSVLEYITKYRISRVKELMIQTDLSLAEIAGRTGYCDQSHLGKMFKRMEGITPNQFRKNARFR, from the coding sequence ATGCAGAGCGATAATACTCCTGTGATCAAGAAGCTGATACATCATTCTCCAAGCGAGCTGGCTAAGCAGCTTCCGTGTTATGTGAACGCTATGGGGTGGAGGGTGTATGGAGCTGACATGGCTAACGAGAGGAAAACAGGGGAGTTTTACGACTTTCAAATTCAGTACGTTCTGAAGGGCAAGGGATATTTATTATGGAACGATACCGTTTATTCACTCCAGCAGGGCGATTTTTTCTTCATCAACCTGAGTATTGGTCATAAATATTGCGCCGATCCGGTAGAGCCATGGGAAGCGGTGTGGATACATTTTGGAGGCAGTCAAGCCACTCTCTATTACCATTTGTTCGGCCAGTCGCAGCCCGTTATAACCTTCCCGCACCATGATATCGCTGGAGAGCTAATGCTTCAATTGCTTGAGCGGTATGACCGGCTATCAAGCGAGTTCGATCTGCTAGCAGGCGCACATTTGATTCGGATCATGACCGAGCTTACTATAGCCAACACATCCAAGCTTAAATTGACCATCAGTAACGAATACAGGAGCGAGGTGCAGAGGGCGATTCGATTTATAGAAGAGCATATACAGGAATCGTTAACGGTTGAGATGGTTTCTCAGTATGTCAAGTTTAGTCCATTTCACTTCTCCCGCTTATTCAAGAGGATAACAGGCTTCTCTGTGCTAGAGTATATAACGAAATACCGAATTTCGCGGGTCAAGGAGCTGATGATCCAGACCGACTTGTCGCTTGCTGAAATAGCAGGCAGGACCGGATATTGCGATCAAAGCCATCTAGGCAAGATGTTTAAGCGGATGGAAGGCATCACTCCAAATCAATTTCGCAAAAATGCGAGATTCCGTTAG
- a CDS encoding glycoside hydrolase family 2 TIM barrel-domain containing protein: protein MSQLDCRKRECFDWNWKFILSDEIDAYRDDYDDSHWRTVQLPHDWSIEGEYAEQNPTGKCGGFLPSGIGWYRKQLEWSGTIGEKGLFLEFDGIYMNSTIWINGCKVNERPYGYMGFEVAFADLLREGSNTIAIRVDNTGSPSGRWYTGCGIYRHVWLVETEVVRVAHWGTYITTPAIHNEYALVHGQIELTNHSAGEREVTLVAQIFSPSGTLVGKASKLLKLEANKGATEEVEMNISSPKLWSVDTPEVYTMKTEIFANGCCIDDHVTSFGIRSFSIDTTRGFALNGQPMKLKGVCLHHDAGPVGAAVPEKLLMKRLRMLKEMGCNAIRTAHHPMSPEFYTFCDRLGFIVVDEAFDGWEKTKADCDYGLYFEEWWQQDLGDMLRRDRNHPCVLFWSIGNEVLDMKPETTRKLVEFVHQLDPTRPVTCGIDSIGPGPDENRSLLDVAGYNDGRGSCFGYELDHEKHPNRIMVATEAPHTFQTRGFYRTQTWWRDKNRHRIEIPNLTEKELFFDGALQYNSSYDNSGVRTSARHSWGFVQKYSYLIGEFRWTGFDYLGESFGWPARSANFGIIDLANFPKDHYYFYQSRFTSSPMIHLLPHWTHPGLEDSRIPVWIYTNCDEAELLLNGRSLGRKRMGDAMYLSWDVSYEPGTLEAIGYVAGQPQAVKKVRTAGEPAGIRLETDTDSLRPDGRDVAQVSFSIIDAQGRFVPSGDSVVALQVAGPAELLGTENGDPLDLTPPRSPLRKAFYGLGMGLVQSTFEDKPIEVTAAVIAGSTIFTDSTTVTIALERIALRGGLSSRELAIYYSIDGSEANTLYRGAFEINNSCTIRAVVVENGDTILELLAEFKKGVHEKVIDLTHGNHQEEPARFNGPFAFQVCGDWTDGTLRYHFQPDGTVLQSIGLDTPLLYGTWWCDRGTGELAPLDRQKNHKLTLVTQPAESLSLEHDHCRITLTRLTQGTI, encoded by the coding sequence ATGAGTCAATTAGACTGTCGCAAACGAGAATGCTTCGATTGGAATTGGAAGTTTATTTTATCGGATGAGATAGACGCTTACCGGGACGATTATGACGACAGCCACTGGCGGACTGTACAGCTTCCCCATGATTGGAGTATAGAGGGTGAGTATGCCGAGCAGAACCCGACTGGTAAGTGTGGCGGCTTTCTGCCCAGCGGCATAGGCTGGTACCGCAAGCAGCTGGAGTGGAGCGGGACCATAGGGGAAAAGGGGCTGTTTCTCGAATTTGACGGCATTTATATGAACAGCACGATCTGGATTAACGGCTGCAAAGTAAACGAACGGCCTTACGGCTACATGGGCTTCGAGGTTGCTTTCGCAGACCTGCTTCGGGAAGGAAGCAATACTATTGCCATACGAGTGGACAATACCGGAAGCCCTAGCGGCCGCTGGTATACTGGATGCGGCATCTATCGCCATGTTTGGCTTGTGGAGACAGAAGTAGTGCGTGTCGCGCATTGGGGGACGTATATTACGACTCCGGCCATACACAATGAGTATGCTCTTGTTCACGGTCAGATCGAGCTGACCAACCATTCCGCTGGTGAGCGCGAGGTGACGCTTGTTGCTCAAATCTTTTCTCCTTCAGGCACGCTTGTCGGGAAAGCGTCGAAGCTCTTGAAGCTGGAGGCTAATAAAGGCGCGACTGAGGAAGTGGAGATGAATATCAGCTCTCCGAAGCTCTGGTCTGTGGATACTCCGGAAGTGTATACAATGAAAACAGAGATATTCGCGAACGGCTGCTGTATCGACGATCATGTGACGAGCTTTGGCATACGGAGCTTCTCTATTGATACTACGCGTGGCTTCGCCTTGAATGGTCAGCCGATGAAGCTGAAGGGGGTATGCCTTCATCATGATGCCGGGCCTGTTGGGGCAGCAGTGCCCGAGAAGCTGCTGATGAAGCGGCTCCGAATGCTTAAGGAGATGGGGTGCAACGCAATCCGCACAGCCCATCATCCCATGTCACCCGAGTTTTATACATTTTGCGATCGGCTTGGTTTTATCGTGGTGGACGAAGCGTTCGACGGCTGGGAGAAGACGAAAGCAGATTGCGATTATGGGTTGTACTTCGAAGAATGGTGGCAGCAGGATCTCGGAGATATGTTGCGACGCGACCGAAACCATCCTTGTGTATTGTTCTGGAGTATCGGCAACGAGGTTCTAGACATGAAGCCCGAAACAACTCGCAAGCTTGTTGAATTTGTGCATCAGCTTGATCCAACCCGGCCGGTTACCTGCGGCATTGATTCAATTGGGCCGGGTCCGGATGAGAACCGCTCGCTTCTTGATGTGGCCGGTTACAATGATGGCCGTGGTTCTTGCTTTGGTTATGAGCTAGATCACGAGAAACATCCGAATCGAATAATGGTTGCTACGGAAGCGCCGCACACCTTCCAGACCAGAGGCTTCTACCGGACGCAGACCTGGTGGCGTGACAAGAACCGTCACCGCATCGAAATCCCCAATTTGACGGAGAAGGAGCTCTTTTTTGACGGTGCGCTCCAGTACAATTCCTCGTATGACAATAGCGGGGTCCGGACCTCTGCCAGACATTCGTGGGGCTTTGTTCAGAAATATTCATACCTGATCGGAGAATTCCGCTGGACTGGCTTCGATTATCTTGGAGAATCGTTCGGCTGGCCTGCACGAAGCGCGAATTTCGGAATCATCGATTTGGCCAACTTCCCGAAGGACCATTATTATTTCTACCAGAGCCGATTTACGAGTAGTCCCATGATTCATCTGCTTCCTCATTGGACACATCCAGGCTTGGAAGATAGCCGTATACCGGTATGGATATACACGAATTGTGATGAAGCAGAGCTGCTGCTGAACGGTCGCTCGCTGGGCAGAAAGAGAATGGGAGATGCGATGTACTTGTCGTGGGACGTGAGCTATGAGCCTGGCACACTGGAAGCTATCGGGTATGTAGCAGGACAGCCGCAGGCTGTAAAGAAAGTGCGTACTGCCGGTGAGCCTGCGGGCATACGGCTGGAGACGGATACGGACAGCCTGCGCCCGGATGGACGCGATGTCGCGCAAGTCAGCTTCTCAATCATTGATGCACAAGGGCGATTCGTGCCGAGCGGGGATAGTGTTGTCGCTCTTCAGGTTGCCGGACCTGCAGAGCTTCTTGGCACGGAGAATGGGGACCCATTGGACCTGACTCCGCCGCGGTCTCCGCTTCGCAAGGCGTTCTACGGTCTCGGCATGGGGCTTGTGCAGTCAACCTTCGAGGACAAGCCGATTGAAGTTACGGCTGCCGTAATCGCAGGATCGACTATATTTACTGATTCAACCACAGTGACTATTGCTTTAGAGCGCATTGCCCTAAGAGGGGGGTTAAGCTCCAGGGAGCTTGCCATCTATTATTCCATAGACGGTTCAGAGGCGAACACGCTTTACAGGGGAGCCTTCGAAATCAATAACAGCTGTACCATTCGAGCTGTCGTGGTGGAGAATGGAGATACGATCCTTGAGCTGCTTGCCGAATTCAAAAAGGGAGTGCATGAGAAGGTCATTGATCTGACGCATGGCAATCATCAGGAAGAGCCTGCTAGGTTCAACGGGCCGTTCGCTTTTCAAGTATGCGGTGATTGGACGGATGGCACCCTGCGGTATCATTTCCAGCCTGACGGAACGGTGCTGCAATCCATCGGCTTAGATACTCCTCTGCTGTATGGAACATGGTGGTGCGATAGGGGAACGGGAGAGCTTGCGCCTCTGGATCGGCAGAAGAATCATAAGCTCACGCTTGTCACTCAGCCAGCGGAAAGTCTGTCTCTTGAACATGACCATTGCAGGATCACATTGACTAGATTGACTCAGGGGACAATATGA
- a CDS encoding sulfatase family protein encodes MNGYNILFIMTDQLRLDALGKTGGWVKTPHIDALAAEGMLFTNCITNSPVCIPARVSLATGLYPHNTGVWKNIEYDLPADSSTWMQTIRDAGYRTGLIGKTHLHRHIGDLREREHLMHTYGFDHVDEIGGPRASMWVGSHMTDEWSKAGVLDAYIQEYNDRFTTKPYVARPSVLPLSLYADVYVGTKAQAFISSYKDDKPWFCMVSFGGPHEPWDAPEPYASMYEPEQMPKPIPRPSVDSTRPIGHLDELMNENRHSPVLEEQDIAAMRANYAGNVTLIDEQIGQILQVLKEKNELDKTVIVFTADHGEMNGDYGLLYKENFLNAAVKVPLIIWTPELKSSEHAGAVYDGMVELFDIGPSMCELAGTQLAHRHFAKSLSPVLEDPRTVHREEAISEIHGEVMLQNREWKLVLNAQGTPYLLFHLTEDPNEQRNLVGEPAYGEVVQKLKDTIFARLMSSLVYKN; translated from the coding sequence ATGAACGGATATAATATCTTATTTATCATGACAGATCAGCTTCGATTGGATGCGCTCGGCAAAACAGGAGGCTGGGTAAAAACGCCTCATATCGATGCTCTTGCCGCAGAGGGAATGCTGTTTACCAATTGTATCACCAATTCTCCGGTTTGCATTCCGGCCCGGGTTTCTTTAGCTACAGGCTTGTACCCTCATAATACAGGGGTTTGGAAAAATATAGAGTATGATTTGCCGGCGGACAGCAGCACATGGATGCAAACGATTCGGGATGCGGGTTACCGTACCGGTCTGATTGGCAAAACTCATTTGCACCGTCACATAGGCGATCTGAGGGAACGTGAACATCTTATGCATACCTATGGATTTGATCATGTGGACGAAATTGGCGGACCAAGAGCCAGCATGTGGGTTGGCAGCCATATGACGGACGAGTGGAGCAAAGCTGGCGTGCTGGATGCATATATTCAGGAATATAATGACCGGTTCACCACCAAACCGTATGTAGCGAGACCGTCGGTTCTTCCTTTGTCTCTGTATGCGGATGTATATGTCGGAACCAAGGCCCAAGCATTCATCAGCAGCTATAAGGACGACAAGCCTTGGTTTTGTATGGTCAGCTTCGGCGGTCCGCATGAGCCGTGGGACGCTCCTGAGCCTTACGCCAGCATGTACGAACCGGAGCAAATGCCAAAGCCTATCCCTAGACCTTCAGTTGACTCAACTCGTCCCATAGGGCATTTGGATGAGCTGATGAACGAGAATCGGCATTCACCTGTTCTAGAGGAGCAGGACATTGCCGCCATGAGGGCCAATTATGCCGGTAATGTGACCCTGATTGATGAGCAGATCGGTCAGATACTTCAAGTCTTGAAAGAGAAAAACGAATTGGATAAGACGGTGATAGTGTTTACCGCGGACCATGGGGAAATGAACGGGGATTACGGCTTGCTTTACAAAGAGAACTTCTTAAACGCAGCGGTAAAGGTGCCGCTTATCATTTGGACCCCGGAGCTAAAGAGCAGTGAGCATGCTGGAGCAGTATACGACGGAATGGTGGAGCTGTTCGATATTGGTCCGAGCATGTGCGAATTAGCCGGAACGCAGCTTGCGCATCGTCATTTTGCGAAATCGTTGAGTCCTGTTCTCGAAGACCCCAGGACAGTGCACAGGGAAGAGGCGATATCCGAGATTCACGGCGAAGTGATGCTGCAAAACCGGGAGTGGAAGTTAGTGCTTAACGCACAAGGTACTCCTTATCTGCTGTTTCATTTGACAGAGGATCCCAATGAGCAGCGTAATTTGGTGGGAGAACCGGCTTATGGCGAAGTAGTTCAGAAGCTTAAGGATACTATTTTTGCAAGATTGATGTCCAGCTTAGTTTATAAGAACTAA
- a CDS encoding sulfatase, with protein MEANHTLVNRPNFIFILLDDMGWKDLGCYGSSFYETPHLDRLASEGMRFTDAYAASPVCSPTRASILTGKYPASLGITNWIGGDAKGKLLDAPYLRYLPLEEKSMARALKEHGYRTWNVGKWHMGGKDFYPEKHGFDVNVGGCDWGSPHKGYFSPYGIETLPDGPEGEYLTDRLTDEAIRLIQQKDQAPFFLYLSHYTVHTPIQAKAEDIAKYTEKAKKLGLDQLSAIEEGELFPCEHKKHLRVQRRVIQSDPVYAAMIDNLDWNIGRLLQALEETGQAENTVIIFTSDNGGLATAESSPTCNAPLQEGKGWMYEGGVREPLIVKWPGTIKPGSVCEVPVTSPDFYPTLLEIAGLPLLPEQHSDGISFVPLLKGEDSLEREAIYWHYPHYGNQGGTPGSSIRMGNDKLIEFFEDGRVELYNLLADLGEEHDIAKERPDLAEKLQKKLSQWREQVEAKIPVPNPEYTQSF; from the coding sequence TTGGAAGCCAACCATACCTTGGTCAACCGACCGAACTTCATATTTATTTTGTTGGATGATATGGGATGGAAGGATCTGGGTTGTTATGGAAGCTCCTTCTACGAGACGCCACATCTAGACCGCCTTGCAAGCGAGGGAATGAGATTTACGGATGCATATGCAGCTAGCCCAGTGTGCTCTCCTACACGCGCTAGCATTCTGACAGGGAAGTATCCAGCTTCTCTCGGAATCACGAACTGGATTGGCGGCGATGCAAAGGGGAAACTGCTTGATGCACCTTATCTTCGCTATTTGCCCTTGGAAGAGAAAAGTATGGCCCGTGCTCTTAAAGAGCATGGATATCGCACCTGGAACGTAGGCAAGTGGCATATGGGCGGAAAAGATTTTTATCCCGAAAAACACGGCTTTGACGTCAACGTCGGCGGCTGCGACTGGGGATCGCCGCACAAAGGATACTTCAGCCCTTATGGAATTGAAACGCTTCCGGATGGTCCGGAGGGAGAATATTTGACGGATAGATTGACCGATGAAGCGATCAGACTGATTCAACAAAAGGATCAGGCGCCGTTTTTCCTTTACTTATCGCATTATACGGTGCATACACCGATCCAGGCCAAAGCGGAAGATATCGCCAAATATACCGAAAAAGCCAAGAAGCTGGGATTGGATCAGTTAAGTGCTATCGAAGAGGGGGAACTCTTCCCCTGCGAGCACAAGAAACATTTGCGCGTCCAACGAAGGGTGATTCAATCGGATCCCGTCTATGCGGCAATGATTGATAATCTGGACTGGAATATCGGAAGGCTGCTGCAGGCTCTGGAGGAGACGGGACAAGCTGAGAATACGGTCATTATCTTCACCTCGGACAACGGTGGATTGGCTACAGCCGAGAGCTCGCCTACATGCAATGCGCCGTTGCAGGAGGGAAAAGGCTGGATGTACGAAGGCGGTGTGCGCGAGCCGTTGATCGTCAAATGGCCGGGAACAATAAAGCCCGGCAGTGTATGCGAGGTTCCGGTAACCAGCCCCGATTTTTATCCGACCCTGCTCGAAATAGCGGGACTTCCCTTATTACCAGAGCAGCATTCGGACGGAATCAGCTTCGTCCCTTTGCTGAAGGGAGAAGATAGCCTGGAACGGGAAGCGATATATTGGCATTATCCCCATTATGGCAATCAAGGAGGCACCCCTGGTTCATCCATACGTATGGGAAATGATAAGCTCATTGAGTTCTTTGAAGACGGGCGTGTTGAGCTGTACAATTTGCTTGCGGATTTAGGTGAGGAACATGATATTGCCAAAGAGCGGCCGGACTTGGCGGAGAAGCTCCAAAAGAAGCTAAGCCAGTGGCGAGAGCAGGTTGAAGCGAAAATTCCAGTGCCGAATCCTGAGTATACACAATCATTTTGA
- a CDS encoding helix-turn-helix domain-containing protein: MKHNWAIYPEKIFQLNQHQTDAYQLLLQQLKFKSSTLLDNHLGQEPLIHNTQLPRGIWHIQSVPANVWRSPMGLLAVKISESKWSEWIAKSQSFNTLFIINKEKQVLASNDNKNIPDRLDIPFLEQYPDTPSGFTRGEFQGEDVYFFYKKSEFTNWTYYISIVPKSVIHKDSRWIGWLTLMICCGLIIIMVALSFTGAMKIHNPIRKISSLIEKKKPGSWTYDELEYIGSALKNMKQQIISQGIHLNKYYVFQLLSSGMLRNEIQEKILDHHQQLQFQEQYTLIAIQIDTLTNSRFKESDRELLIFILMNILEEVIPSSMRLSSVVMNQSLICILGLKNQDANLNKGTILIQAQNTLEKIRDYTKLSVSAGVSTTFTDLIDAPLALKEAMNALKYRVRFGNQSLLFIEDVEPSSNRNPIDYPEYLSIQLTDAIKLNEPVKADDALHRFIQLLFQNNPLSLTDYQMILIRLLNDIVRLYQPDNENANLILDGQSLPRELMELQTADEIESWFKHRVIIPSLRLIEEKNERQHQRISEQMLSLIQNETEPTLESISTKLNYSPGYLGLIFRKEQGVPFSEYVKYDRINKAKEMLIQSDLAINEISIQLNYKNTQNFIRSFKKETGLTPGQYRTMRKLKDHEDPS, encoded by the coding sequence ATGAAGCATAACTGGGCTATTTATCCGGAGAAAATCTTTCAATTAAACCAACATCAAACAGATGCTTACCAATTGCTATTACAGCAATTAAAGTTCAAATCTTCTACATTATTAGATAATCACTTGGGACAAGAACCTCTCATACACAATACTCAGTTGCCAAGAGGCATCTGGCATATACAGTCCGTACCTGCAAATGTATGGAGGTCACCTATGGGTTTGCTAGCTGTAAAAATCAGCGAGAGTAAGTGGAGTGAATGGATTGCCAAGTCCCAAAGCTTTAACACCTTGTTCATTATTAATAAAGAAAAACAGGTATTGGCTTCTAATGACAATAAAAACATCCCTGATCGATTAGATATTCCTTTCCTAGAGCAATATCCGGATACGCCTTCAGGTTTCACAAGGGGAGAGTTTCAAGGAGAGGATGTATATTTTTTTTACAAAAAATCGGAGTTTACTAACTGGACTTATTATATTTCCATTGTGCCGAAATCAGTCATTCATAAAGATAGTCGTTGGATCGGCTGGCTCACGCTAATGATATGTTGCGGATTAATAATTATCATGGTGGCATTGTCATTCACAGGAGCTATGAAAATTCATAACCCCATTAGAAAAATTTCAAGTCTAATTGAGAAGAAAAAACCAGGAAGTTGGACATATGATGAATTAGAATATATTGGATCTGCTCTGAAAAATATGAAACAGCAAATCATATCGCAAGGCATTCATCTCAATAAATATTATGTATTCCAGCTTTTGTCCAGTGGGATGCTGCGAAACGAAATTCAGGAAAAAATACTGGATCATCACCAACAGCTGCAATTTCAAGAGCAATACACTCTCATCGCTATTCAAATAGACACCCTGACAAACAGTCGGTTCAAGGAGAGCGATCGGGAGTTGCTTATTTTTATCCTGATGAATATCTTGGAAGAAGTCATCCCCTCTTCCATGCGATTATCTTCTGTTGTGATGAATCAATCCCTCATCTGCATCCTTGGATTAAAGAATCAAGATGCAAACTTGAATAAAGGTACGATCCTTATTCAGGCTCAGAATACTTTAGAAAAAATTCGCGATTACACTAAGCTATCGGTGAGTGCTGGAGTTAGTACTACATTTACAGATCTCATCGATGCTCCTTTAGCTCTTAAAGAAGCCATGAATGCCCTTAAGTATAGAGTTCGGTTCGGGAATCAGTCTCTACTATTTATTGAAGATGTAGAACCATCAAGCAACAGAAACCCAATTGACTATCCTGAATACTTATCTATTCAGCTAACTGATGCCATAAAATTGAATGAACCAGTAAAAGCCGACGATGCGCTTCATCGGTTTATTCAATTGCTGTTCCAAAACAATCCTCTATCTCTTACAGACTACCAGATGATTCTCATAAGACTGCTGAATGACATTGTTCGTCTATACCAGCCTGACAATGAGAATGCGAATTTAATACTAGACGGACAATCCTTACCTAGAGAACTTATGGAGCTGCAGACAGCTGATGAAATTGAAAGCTGGTTCAAGCATCGTGTAATCATACCATCTTTACGTTTAATAGAAGAAAAAAACGAACGGCAGCATCAACGAATATCCGAGCAAATGCTGTCGCTTATCCAAAATGAAACAGAGCCAACCCTTGAGTCGATCAGCACGAAATTGAACTATTCGCCGGGATATCTGGGGCTGATATTCCGAAAGGAACAAGGTGTTCCGTTCTCTGAATATGTGAAATACGACCGAATCAATAAAGCGAAGGAAATGCTGATTCAGTCCGATTTGGCGATTAATGAAATTTCTATACAACTGAACTACAAAAATACTCAAAATTTCATACGTTCGTTTAAGAAGGAAACCGGGCTAACACCCGGGCAATATAGAACTATGCGAAAATTGAAAGATCATGAAGATCCCAGTTAA